Below is a window of Geomonas oryzisoli DNA.
GCAAGGGTGAGAACGGAGAACCAGGAGCGGAACATGGCGATGCAACCTTTGGTGCTGGTAGTCGATGACGATCCCCATATCAGGGAGGTGGTGCGCTTCGCCCTCGAGAAGGGCGGGGTCCGGGTCGCCGAGGCGGAGGACGGGAGGCAGGGACTCGACTTCTTTCACGAGATGGAACCGGACCTGTTGATCCTCGACATAACGATGCCCGAGATGGACGGCACCGAGGTCTGCCGCGCCGTGCGGGCAGGTTCCGATGTCCCCATCATCTTCCTCTCCTCCAGGGATGACGAGATCGACCGCATCGTGGGGCTCGAGCTCGGGGGGGACGATTATGTCACGAAGCCGTTCAGCCCGCGCGAGCTGGTGGCCCGGGTGAAGGCCGTCTTGCGCCGCAAGGTGGTGATCAAGGAAGTGCCCCTGCAGGAAACTCCGGCCGCCGCGGGAAAGGTCGTGCACGGCCTGCTCAGTCTGGACGTCGACCGGTTCGTGGGGCGCTGGGGGGGGACGGAAGTTGTCCTGACCGTCACCGAGTTCGGCCTCCTGCGCACGCTTCTCGGCTATCCCGGCAAGGTCTTCTCGAGGGAGGAGCTGATGAACGGGGCTTACCAGCACGATACCTTCGTCACCGACCGCACTATCGACAGTCACGTGAGACGCATC
It encodes the following:
- a CDS encoding response regulator transcription factor, with product MAMQPLVLVVDDDPHIREVVRFALEKGGVRVAEAEDGRQGLDFFHEMEPDLLILDITMPEMDGTEVCRAVRAGSDVPIIFLSSRDDEIDRIVGLELGGDDYVTKPFSPRELVARVKAVLRRKVVIKEVPLQETPAAAGKVVHGLLSLDVDRFVGRWGGTEVVLTVTEFGLLRTLLGYPGKVFSREELMNGAYQHDTFVTDRTIDSHVRRIRQKFCAAGGDPVETVHGVGYRLGPCLAGER